The following coding sequences lie in one Streptomyces venezuelae genomic window:
- a CDS encoding 3-hydroxyacyl-CoA dehydrogenase, translating into MTALELSSAVAVVGTGTMGQGIAQVALVAGHPVRLYDAAPGRAKAAADAIGARLDRLVEKGRLTAEDRAAAGARLAPAESLAELADCGLVVEAILEQLDVKQRLFLDLEEVVPEDCLLATNTSSLSVTAIAGALRAPGRFVGLHFFNPAPLLPLVEVVSGFATEETAATRAYETAKAWGKTPVRCADTPGFIVNRVARPFYAEALRLYEERVADPATIDAVLRECGGFKMGPFELTDLIGQDVNEAVTRSVWESFFQDPKFTPSLAQRRLVESRRLGRKSGQGWYAYGDDAPRAEPHTAEPAQAPESVTVHGDLFPADALTALMEEAGIRVGRGEGTLEYPGFIGLPGGARLALADGTAADAAAEPTIHFDLALDYRAATRIALAPSSRVDEQSLKEAIGLFQALGKKVSVIGHTPGMIVARTVWMLVDFALDAVGRDVADAEDIDTAMRLGVNYPLGPIAWGRRLTTYRVAEALDALHDEYPTGRYTPSQALRRQAVREEYS; encoded by the coding sequence ATGACAGCACTCGAGCTCAGCAGCGCCGTTGCCGTGGTCGGCACCGGAACCATGGGGCAGGGCATCGCGCAGGTCGCCCTGGTCGCGGGCCACCCCGTGCGGCTGTACGACGCCGCGCCCGGCCGGGCCAAGGCGGCGGCCGACGCGATCGGTGCGCGACTGGACCGGCTCGTCGAGAAGGGCAGGCTCACCGCCGAGGACCGCGCCGCGGCCGGCGCCCGCCTCGCCCCCGCCGAGAGCCTCGCCGAGCTCGCCGACTGCGGTCTCGTCGTCGAGGCGATCCTCGAACAGCTCGACGTGAAGCAGCGGCTGTTCCTGGACCTCGAAGAGGTCGTCCCCGAGGACTGTCTGCTCGCCACGAACACGTCGTCCCTCTCCGTGACCGCCATCGCGGGCGCCCTGCGCGCACCGGGCCGCTTCGTCGGCCTGCACTTCTTCAACCCGGCGCCCCTGCTGCCCCTCGTCGAGGTCGTCAGCGGCTTCGCGACGGAGGAGACCGCGGCCACGCGCGCGTATGAGACGGCCAAGGCCTGGGGGAAGACCCCGGTGCGCTGCGCGGACACCCCCGGCTTCATCGTCAACCGCGTCGCCCGGCCCTTCTACGCCGAGGCGCTGCGCCTGTACGAGGAGCGGGTCGCCGACCCCGCCACGATCGACGCCGTCCTGCGCGAGTGCGGCGGATTCAAGATGGGCCCCTTCGAGCTCACCGACCTCATCGGCCAGGACGTCAACGAAGCCGTCACGCGCTCCGTGTGGGAGTCCTTCTTCCAGGACCCCAAGTTCACGCCGTCGCTTGCGCAGCGCCGTCTCGTGGAGTCGCGCCGCCTCGGACGGAAGTCGGGGCAGGGCTGGTACGCGTACGGGGACGACGCCCCGCGCGCGGAGCCGCACACGGCGGAGCCCGCGCAGGCGCCGGAGTCCGTCACCGTGCACGGCGACCTCTTCCCGGCGGACGCGCTGACCGCCCTCATGGAGGAGGCCGGCATCCGGGTCGGGCGCGGCGAGGGCACCCTCGAGTACCCCGGCTTCATCGGGCTCCCCGGCGGGGCGCGGCTCGCCCTGGCCGACGGCACGGCCGCCGACGCCGCAGCCGAGCCCACGATCCACTTCGACCTGGCGCTGGACTACCGCGCCGCCACCAGGATCGCCCTCGCCCCTTCGAGCAGGGTCGACGAACAGTCCCTGAAGGAGGCGATCGGCCTCTTCCAGGCGCTTGGCAAGAAGGTCAGTGTCATTGGGCACACGCCGGGCATGATCGTCGCCCGCACGGTGTGGATGCTCGTCGACTTCGCCCTGGACGCCGTCGGGCGCGACGTCGCGGACGCCGAGGACATCGACACCGCCATGCGGCTCGGCGTCAACTACCCGCTCGGGCCCATCGCCTGGGGCCGCCGCCTCACCACGTACCGGGTGGCAGAGGCGCTCGATGCCCTGCACGACGAGTACCCCACCGGGCGTTACACGCCCTCCCAGGCACTGCGGCGCCAAGCCGTGCGAGAGGAGTACTCATGA
- a CDS encoding TetR/AcrR family transcriptional regulator: MTTARRDTYTPETLLSVAVRVFNERGYDGTSMEHLSKAAGISKSSIYHHVAGKEELLRRAVSRALDGLFGILAEEHARVGSAVRRLEYVTRRTVEVLVAELPYVTLLLRVRGNTDTERWAMERRREFDQQVAALLKEAVAGGDLRSDIELRLATRLLFGMINSIVEWYRPESRGAANGEQIADAVVQLAFAGLRTDR; this comes from the coding sequence ATGACCACCGCCCGGCGCGACACGTACACCCCGGAGACGCTGCTGAGCGTGGCCGTCCGGGTCTTCAACGAGCGCGGCTACGACGGCACGTCCATGGAGCACCTCTCCAAGGCCGCCGGCATCTCCAAGTCGTCGATCTACCACCACGTGGCGGGCAAGGAGGAGCTGCTGCGCCGTGCCGTGAGCCGGGCGCTCGACGGGCTCTTCGGGATCCTCGCCGAGGAGCACGCGCGCGTGGGCAGTGCGGTGCGGCGTCTGGAGTACGTCACGCGCCGCACCGTCGAGGTGCTGGTCGCCGAACTGCCCTACGTGACGCTGCTGCTGCGGGTGCGCGGCAACACGGACACCGAGCGCTGGGCCATGGAACGGCGCAGGGAGTTCGACCAGCAGGTGGCGGCGCTGCTCAAGGAGGCCGTCGCCGGCGGCGACCTGCGCTCCGACATCGAACTGCGGCTCGCCACCCGGCTGCTCTTCGGAATGATCAACTCCATCGTGGAGTGGTACCGGCCGGAGAGCCGGGGCGCCGCCAACGGCGAGCAGATCGCCGACGCGGTCGTGCAGCTGGCCTTCGCGGGCCTGCGCACGGACCGCTGA
- a CDS encoding Lrp/AsnC family transcriptional regulator, translated as MADGPDGDRPEPQIPDPRPLDAIDRDILQILHTDGRASIRSVAERVHVSRANAYARINRLIDDGVIRGFGARINHERAGQGASAYITLKIVQNTWRTVREHLRALPGASHIALVSGDFDVLLLVHTPDNRALRELVLTRLQSIPEVLSTRTLLVFEEDDMEPES; from the coding sequence ATGGCCGACGGGCCGGACGGCGACCGCCCGGAGCCACAGATCCCGGATCCGCGCCCCCTGGACGCCATAGACCGCGACATCCTGCAGATCCTGCACACGGACGGTCGCGCCTCGATACGTTCCGTGGCCGAACGGGTCCATGTGTCACGGGCCAACGCGTACGCGCGCATCAACCGCCTCATCGACGACGGCGTCATCCGGGGCTTCGGGGCGCGCATCAATCACGAACGCGCCGGGCAGGGCGCGTCCGCGTACATCACGCTCAAGATCGTCCAGAACACCTGGCGCACGGTGCGCGAGCATCTGCGCGCACTGCCAGGTGCGTCCCACATCGCGCTGGTCAGCGGTGACTTCGACGTACTGCTTCTGGTGCACACACCGGACAACCGGGCCCTGCGCGAGCTGGTGCTCACCCGGCTGCAGTCCATCCCCGAAGTCCTCAGCACGCGTACGTTGCTGGTCTTCGAGGAGGACGACATGGAGCCGGAGAGCTGA
- the pdhA gene encoding pyruvate dehydrogenase (acetyl-transferring) E1 component subunit alpha, whose product MTVMEQRGAYRPTPPPAWQPRTDPAPLLPDEEPYRVLGTDAADKVDPELLRRLYAELVRGRRYNTQATALTKQGRLAVYPSSTGQEACEIAAALALEERDWLFPSYRDTLAVVARGLDPASALTLLRGDWHTGYDPREHRIAPLSTPLATQLPHAVGLAHAARLKGDDVVALAMVGDGGTSEGDFHEALNFAAVWQAPVVFLVQNNGFAISVPLAKQTAAPSLAHKAVGYGMPGRLVDGNDAAAMHEVLSEAVARAREGGGPTLVEAVTYRMEAHTNADDATRYRQDTDVEAWRDHDPILLMERELTERGLLDDDMKRQAGEDAEAMAADLRQHMNQEPVLDPMDLFTHVYAEQTSQLREQAAQLRAELEVAAEEAEEETR is encoded by the coding sequence ATGACGGTCATGGAGCAGCGGGGCGCCTACCGGCCCACCCCGCCCCCCGCTTGGCAGCCCAGGACCGACCCCGCGCCGCTGCTGCCGGACGAGGAGCCCTACCGCGTTCTGGGCACCGACGCCGCCGACAAGGTCGACCCGGAGCTGCTGCGCCGGCTCTACGCGGAGCTCGTGCGCGGCCGTCGGTACAACACGCAGGCGACGGCGCTGACCAAGCAGGGCAGGCTGGCGGTCTATCCCTCGAGCACCGGGCAGGAGGCGTGCGAGATCGCCGCCGCCCTCGCCCTGGAGGAGCGGGACTGGCTCTTTCCCAGTTACCGGGACACGCTCGCCGTGGTCGCCCGCGGCCTCGACCCCGCGAGCGCGCTGACCCTGCTGCGCGGCGACTGGCACACCGGGTACGACCCGCGCGAGCACCGTATAGCGCCCCTGAGTACCCCTCTTGCGACCCAGCTCCCGCACGCCGTGGGCCTCGCGCACGCGGCCCGGCTCAAGGGCGACGACGTCGTGGCGCTCGCCATGGTCGGCGACGGCGGCACCAGCGAGGGCGACTTCCACGAGGCGCTGAACTTCGCCGCGGTGTGGCAGGCCCCCGTCGTCTTCCTCGTGCAGAACAACGGCTTCGCGATCTCCGTGCCGCTCGCCAAGCAGACCGCGGCCCCGTCCCTGGCCCACAAGGCCGTGGGGTACGGCATGCCGGGGCGCCTGGTCGACGGCAACGACGCGGCGGCGATGCACGAGGTGCTGAGCGAGGCGGTGGCCCGCGCGCGTGAGGGCGGCGGCCCGACGCTCGTCGAGGCGGTCACGTACCGCATGGAGGCGCACACGAACGCCGACGACGCCACGCGCTACCGGCAGGACACCGACGTCGAAGCCTGGCGCGACCACGACCCGATCCTGCTCATGGAGCGGGAGCTGACGGAGCGCGGACTCCTGGACGACGACATGAAGCGGCAGGCAGGCGAAGACGCCGAGGCCATGGCCGCCGACCTGCGCCAGCACATGAACCAGGAGCCCGTGCTCGACCCCATGGACCTTTTCACGCACGTGTACGCCGAGCAGACCTCCCAGCTCAGGGAGCAGGCGGCGCAGTTGCGTGCCGAACTCGAAGTGGCCGCGGAAGAGGCTGAGGAGGAGACCCGATGA
- a CDS encoding alpha-ketoacid dehydrogenase subunit beta, producing MSTVAAKPVTKPATKPATMAQALGRALRDSMAEDPSVHVLGEDVGALGGVFRVTDGLAAEFGEDRCTDTPLAEAGILGTAVGMAMYGLRPVVEMQFDAFAYPAFEQLISHVARMRNRTRGTLPLPITVRVPYGGGIGGVEHHSDSSEAYYIATPGLHVVTPATVSDAYGLLRASIASDDPVVFLEPKRLYWSKADWNPDAPQTVEPIGRAVVRRSGRSATLITYGPSVPVCLEAAEAARAEGWDLEVVDLRSLVPFDDETVAASVRRTGRAVVVHESGGFGGPGGEIAARVTERCFHHLEAPVLRVAGFDIPYPPPMLEKHHLPGVDRILDAVARLQWEADS from the coding sequence ATGAGCACGGTCGCGGCCAAGCCGGTCACCAAACCGGCGACGAAACCGGCCACCATGGCGCAGGCGCTGGGGCGCGCGCTGCGGGACTCGATGGCCGAGGACCCGTCCGTCCACGTCCTCGGAGAGGACGTCGGAGCGCTCGGCGGTGTCTTCAGGGTCACCGACGGGCTGGCCGCCGAGTTCGGCGAGGACCGCTGCACCGACACGCCCCTCGCCGAGGCGGGCATCCTCGGCACGGCGGTCGGCATGGCGATGTACGGGCTGCGGCCGGTCGTCGAGATGCAGTTCGACGCGTTCGCGTACCCCGCCTTCGAGCAGCTGATCTCGCACGTGGCGCGGATGCGGAACCGCACGCGCGGGACGCTGCCGCTGCCCATCACCGTGCGCGTGCCCTACGGCGGCGGCATCGGCGGCGTCGAGCACCACAGCGATTCCTCCGAGGCGTACTACATCGCGACGCCCGGCCTGCACGTCGTCACCCCCGCCACGGTGTCCGACGCCTACGGGCTGCTGCGCGCCTCCATCGCCTCCGACGACCCCGTCGTCTTCCTGGAGCCGAAGCGGCTCTACTGGTCGAAGGCGGACTGGAACCCGGACGCGCCGCAGACCGTTGAACCGATAGGCCGTGCGGTGGTCCGGCGCTCCGGACGCAGCGCCACGCTCATCACGTACGGGCCGTCCGTGCCCGTCTGCCTGGAGGCGGCCGAGGCGGCCCGCGCCGAGGGCTGGGACCTCGAAGTGGTCGACCTGCGCTCCCTGGTGCCGTTCGACGACGAGACGGTCGCCGCGTCCGTGCGGCGGACCGGGCGGGCCGTCGTCGTCCACGAGTCCGGCGGCTTCGGTGGCCCCGGCGGCGAGATCGCCGCGCGCGTCACCGAGCGGTGCTTCCACCACCTGGAGGCGCCGGTGCTGCGGGTCGCGGGCTTCGACATCCCGTATCCGCCGCCGATGCTGGAGAAGCACCATCTTCCGGGCGTGGACCGGATCCTGGACGCGGTCGCGCGGCTGCAGTGGGAGGCGGACAGCTGA
- a CDS encoding dihydrolipoamide acetyltransferase family protein, protein MAQVLEFKLPDLGEGLTEAEVVRWLVEVGDVVTVDQPVVEVETAKAMVEVPCPYGGVVTARFGEEGAELPVGAPLLTVAVGEGSDGAGSGGAGSGAVGSGGAVSAGAVSGGAPEEPAERALQTAAERAAAEQDAEESSGNVLVGYGTAAAPARRRRVRTVRVSAPPASPPAAPAPAAPPAPAAPAAAAPAPAAAAPAAHAAAPASASDGPVPVISPLVRKLARENDVDLRSLVGSGPDGLILRADVDAAVEARTRAVKAAVRDDDELIRAGRHEARQSVEAGEEPRKAGLYSRHPLTGLRGLVADKMSRSRREIPEATCWVDADATELLAARRSMNDAMTDRDGHKVSLLALLARISVAALARFPALNSTVDMEEREVRQFADIHLGFAAQTPRGLVVPVVRHSQSRSTDSINAELIRLTESARAGTLTPGELTGGTFTLNNYGVFGVDGSTPIINHPEAAMLGVGRIVPKPWVHQGELAVRHVVQLSLTFDHRVCDGGTAGGFLRYVADCVEQPAVLLRSV, encoded by the coding sequence ATGGCGCAGGTCCTTGAATTCAAGCTGCCCGACCTCGGGGAAGGGCTGACGGAGGCGGAAGTCGTCCGCTGGCTCGTCGAGGTTGGTGACGTCGTGACCGTGGACCAGCCGGTCGTCGAGGTCGAGACGGCCAAGGCGATGGTCGAGGTGCCGTGTCCCTACGGAGGCGTGGTCACGGCCCGCTTCGGCGAGGAGGGCGCGGAACTGCCGGTGGGCGCACCGCTGTTGACGGTCGCGGTGGGAGAAGGCTCTGACGGGGCGGGTTCTGGCGGGGCGGGTTCTGGCGCGGTGGGTTCCGGCGGGGCGGTCTCGGCCGGAGCGGTTTCCGGCGGGGCGCCTGAGGAGCCTGCCGAGCGGGCGCTGCAGACGGCCGCGGAGCGTGCTGCCGCGGAGCAGGACGCCGAGGAGTCCTCCGGGAACGTGCTCGTCGGGTACGGGACGGCTGCGGCGCCTGCGCGGCGGCGTCGGGTGCGGACTGTGCGGGTCTCCGCCCCGCCGGCCTCCCCGCCTGCCGCACCGGCACCCGCTGCTCCACCGGCACCCGCTGCTCCGGCGGCGGCCGCACCCGCTCCGGCGGCGGCCGCTCCCGCCGCGCACGCCGCCGCACCCGCCTCCGCCTCCGACGGGCCGGTTCCCGTGATCTCCCCGCTCGTGCGCAAGCTGGCGCGGGAGAACGACGTGGACCTGCGCAGTCTGGTGGGGTCCGGGCCGGACGGGCTGATTCTGCGGGCCGACGTCGACGCCGCCGTGGAAGCACGCACGCGGGCGGTCAAGGCAGCCGTCCGGGACGACGACGAGCTGATCCGCGCCGGGCGTCACGAAGCCCGGCAGAGCGTGGAGGCCGGAGAGGAGCCGCGCAAGGCCGGCCTCTACTCCCGCCACCCACTGACCGGACTCCGTGGACTCGTCGCCGACAAGATGTCCCGCAGTCGCCGCGAGATACCGGAGGCGACCTGCTGGGTCGACGCCGACGCGACCGAGCTGCTGGCGGCCCGCAGGTCCATGAACGACGCGATGACGGACCGCGACGGCCACAAGGTGTCGCTGCTCGCGCTCCTCGCGCGGATCAGCGTGGCCGCCCTGGCCCGCTTCCCGGCGCTCAACTCCACCGTGGACATGGAGGAGCGTGAGGTACGGCAGTTCGCCGACATCCACCTCGGCTTCGCCGCGCAGACCCCGCGCGGCCTGGTCGTCCCCGTGGTCCGGCACTCCCAGTCGCGGTCGACGGACTCGATCAACGCGGAGCTGATACGGCTCACGGAGTCCGCGCGCGCGGGAACGCTCACGCCGGGGGAGCTCACCGGAGGCACCTTCACGCTCAACAACTACGGGGTGTTCGGGGTCGACGGCTCCACGCCGATCATCAACCACCCCGAGGCGGCCATGCTGGGCGTCGGCCGGATCGTGCCCAAGCCGTGGGTGCACCAGGGCGAGTTGGCCGTGCGGCACGTCGTGCAGTTGTCGCTCACCTTCGACCACCGGGTGTGCGACGGCGGTACGGCGGGCGGCTTCCTGCGGTACGTGGCCGACTGTGTCGAGCAGCCGGCGGTGCTGCTGCGGTCGGTGTGA
- a CDS encoding NTP transferase domain-containing protein, whose protein sequence is MTTKEGDPYDAVVLAGGGAARLGGADKPGVRVGGRALIDRVLAACSGAGTTVVVAAPRPTARPVVWAREEPAGGGPLAALDAGLARTSAERVVVLSADLPFLGEPTVRRLLDALAGSGADGAVLTDPDGRDQPLVAAYRRDALLREIAVLGERDGHGHGHSHKGGGLAGLPLRRLTGRLALTRVADPLAAFDCDTWDDIASARARIREHGNVLDEWISAVKDELGIELDVDTGALLDLARDAAHGVARPAAPLTTFLVGYAAAQAAARGGAGGGAEAVAEATRKAAALAARWADEDQQDAKPGTPQPGTPQPGAATPTPAKPGSAPQTPPSAG, encoded by the coding sequence GTGACCACGAAAGAGGGCGACCCGTACGACGCCGTCGTGCTCGCCGGGGGCGGCGCCGCCCGCCTCGGCGGCGCGGACAAGCCGGGGGTGCGGGTCGGCGGCCGCGCGCTGATCGACCGGGTGCTCGCGGCTTGTTCCGGTGCCGGTACGACCGTCGTGGTGGCCGCGCCTCGGCCGACCGCGCGTCCCGTCGTCTGGGCGCGCGAGGAGCCCGCGGGCGGCGGCCCCCTGGCCGCGCTCGACGCGGGGCTCGCGCGCACGTCGGCGGAACGGGTGGTCGTGCTCTCCGCCGATCTGCCGTTCCTGGGCGAGCCGACCGTACGCCGTCTCCTCGACGCGTTGGCCGGGAGCGGGGCGGACGGTGCGGTCCTCACCGACCCCGACGGCCGCGACCAGCCGCTCGTCGCGGCCTATCGGCGTGACGCACTCCTGCGGGAGATCGCCGTGCTCGGCGAACGGGACGGCCACGGCCACGGCCACAGCCACAAGGGCGGTGGGCTCGCCGGGTTGCCGTTGCGGCGGCTCACCGGGCGGCTCGCCCTCACCCGGGTCGCCGACCCCCTCGCCGCTTTCGACTGCGACACCTGGGACGACATCGCGTCCGCCCGGGCGCGGATCAGGGAGCATGGCAACGTGTTGGATGAATGGATTTCCGCAGTCAAGGACGAGCTGGGCATCGAGCTCGACGTCGACACCGGCGCCCTCCTGGACCTCGCTCGCGACGCCGCGCACGGCGTGGCCAGGCCCGCGGCACCGCTGACCACGTTCCTCGTCGGGTACGCGGCCGCGCAGGCCGCGGCGCGCGGCGGAGCGGGCGGCGGTGCCGAGGCGGTGGCCGAGGCGACCCGCAAGGCCGCGGCTCTCGCGGCCCGCTGGGCGGACGAGGACCAGCAGGACGCCAAGCCCGGCACCCCTCAGCCCGGCACCCCTCAGCCAGGCGCCGCGACCCCCACCCCCGCGAAACCCGGCTCCGCCCCCCAGACGCCTCCGAGCGCCGGATGA
- a CDS encoding molybdopterin molybdotransferase MoeA: MTGQPASDAELDEALALVNGHRDAHSSHSTHSTHSTPGDPAHRSPSAPPPTSAPAPPSPPSSAPPSTPAARSGSHEAPAPDEHRDTTPWPAARARAERAVPGPGTEPVDVPLHRALGMILAAPLTALTDLPSFDTSAMDGWVVGGPGPWAVRADGILAGHGRPDALSDGEAVRIATGARIPQDATAVLRSEHGRIDDKGRLHALRDVITGQDIRPRGQECRSGEHLLPAGALVTPAVLGLAAAAGYDALPVFRRPRAEVLVLGDELLTDGLPREGLIRDALGPMLPPWLHALGAEVTAVRRLGDDAEALHDAITSSTADLIVTTGGTASGPVDHVHPILRRLGAELLVDGVAVRPGHPMLLARVGAGRHLVGLPGNPLAAVSGLLTLAEPLLRTLSGRAAGCGGPSTYTAPLRDGVQGHPHDTRLVPVALRGERAVPLHFNGPAMLRGIAAADGLAVVPPGGARAGREVEVLDLPWAVPEVGTGTGAGAPLYGGPIDGGQADDSAGSGAGIGTGSGAGPEAGAGPGDGAVVDGEERFT; the protein is encoded by the coding sequence ATGACCGGGCAGCCCGCGTCGGACGCCGAGCTCGACGAGGCGCTCGCCCTGGTGAACGGGCACCGTGACGCCCACAGCAGCCACAGCACCCACAGCACTCACAGCACCCCCGGCGACCCCGCGCACCGGTCACCATCGGCCCCACCCCCGACGTCGGCCCCCGCCCCACCCTCCCCACCGTCGTCCGCGCCACCCTCCACCCCCGCCGCCCGCTCCGGCAGCCACGAGGCCCCCGCCCCGGACGAGCACCGCGACACCACCCCCTGGCCCGCCGCCCGCGCCCGCGCCGAGCGCGCCGTACCAGGGCCCGGCACCGAGCCCGTCGACGTACCGCTGCACCGGGCCCTCGGCATGATCCTCGCCGCGCCCCTCACCGCCCTCACGGACCTGCCGTCCTTCGACACCTCGGCGATGGACGGCTGGGTCGTCGGCGGGCCCGGCCCCTGGGCCGTACGGGCCGACGGAATCCTGGCCGGGCATGGTCGGCCGGACGCCCTCTCCGACGGTGAGGCGGTCCGGATCGCGACGGGCGCCCGCATTCCGCAGGACGCCACGGCCGTGCTGCGCAGCGAGCACGGCAGGATCGACGACAAGGGCAGACTGCACGCCCTGCGCGACGTGATCACCGGCCAGGACATCCGGCCGCGCGGCCAGGAGTGCCGGTCAGGCGAGCACCTCCTGCCCGCCGGCGCCCTGGTGACCCCCGCCGTACTCGGGCTCGCCGCGGCGGCCGGGTACGACGCCCTGCCGGTGTTCCGCAGGCCTCGCGCCGAAGTCCTCGTCCTGGGCGACGAGTTGCTGACGGACGGCCTGCCGCGCGAAGGGCTCATCCGGGACGCGCTCGGCCCGATGCTGCCGCCCTGGCTGCACGCGCTGGGCGCCGAAGTGACCGCCGTCAGGCGGCTCGGTGACGACGCCGAAGCCCTCCACGACGCGATCACCTCGTCCACCGCCGACCTGATCGTCACGACGGGCGGAACCGCATCGGGCCCGGTCGACCACGTCCACCCCATCCTGCGTCGGCTCGGCGCCGAATTGCTCGTGGACGGCGTCGCGGTGCGCCCGGGACACCCCATGTTGCTGGCCCGCGTCGGGGCGGGGCGGCACCTCGTCGGCCTGCCCGGCAACCCGCTCGCCGCCGTGTCCGGTCTGCTCACGCTGGCCGAACCCCTGCTGCGCACGCTCTCCGGCCGCGCGGCGGGCTGCGGCGGGCCCTCCACGTACACCGCTCCCCTGCGCGACGGCGTCCAGGGGCATCCGCACGACACCCGCCTCGTCCCGGTCGCCCTGCGCGGTGAGCGTGCCGTGCCGCTGCACTTCAACGGCCCGGCGATGCTGCGCGGGATCGCGGCGGCCGACGGCCTGGCCGTCGTGCCGCCCGGCGGAGCAAGGGCGGGCAGGGAGGTCGAGGTACTTGACCTGCCCTGGGCCGTTCCCGAGGTGGGCACCGGAACGGGCGCGGGCGCGCCTTTGTACGGTGGTCCGATTGACGGGGGCCAAGCCGATGACAGCGCAGGTTCCGGAGCCGGTATCGGCACCGGATCCGGGGCCGGGCCCGAGGCGGGGGCTGGGCCCGGGGATGGGGCAGTCGTAGACGGCGAGGAGCGTTTCACGTGA
- a CDS encoding potassium channel family protein gives MKLPGHDAMARHPEEQHTTHRIKLPQRTVERPLRQVTRRLAMALFVLALTTVLVYIDRDGYHDNSDNRLDFLDSAYYATVTLSTTGYGDIVPYSDSARLTNILLVTPLRVLFLIILVGTTLEVLTERTREEWRLSRWRSNLREHTVVVGFGTKGRSAIQTVCATGLKPEQIVVVDPSAKVIDAATAEGFAGVIGDATRSDVLLRAEVQRARQIIIATQRDDTAVLVALTARQLNRGAKIVAAVREEENAPLLRQSGADAVITSASAAGRLLGLSVLSPSAGMVMEDLIQQGSGLDLVERPVIKAEVGLSVRETDDLVVSVVRGHRVLGYDDPAVGKLELTDRLITIVRASPGTSVAPDIKPLRPN, from the coding sequence GTGAAACTTCCCGGGCATGACGCCATGGCGCGTCACCCCGAAGAGCAGCACACGACACACCGCATCAAGCTGCCCCAGCGCACGGTCGAGCGTCCGTTGCGCCAGGTCACCCGGCGTCTCGCGATGGCGCTGTTCGTGCTGGCCCTGACGACGGTCCTCGTCTACATCGACCGCGACGGCTACCACGACAACTCGGACAACCGTCTCGACTTCCTCGATTCCGCCTACTACGCGACGGTCACGCTCTCCACCACGGGATACGGCGACATCGTCCCGTACAGCGACAGCGCGCGGCTCACCAACATTCTTCTGGTCACGCCGTTGCGCGTGCTCTTCCTGATCATCCTGGTCGGCACCACTCTCGAAGTGCTCACGGAACGGACGCGCGAGGAATGGCGTCTGTCCCGCTGGAGGTCCAACTTGCGTGAACACACTGTTGTCGTCGGCTTCGGTACGAAGGGTCGTTCCGCGATCCAGACGGTCTGTGCGACCGGTCTGAAGCCGGAGCAGATCGTGGTCGTCGACCCCAGCGCGAAGGTGATCGACGCGGCCACGGCGGAGGGGTTCGCGGGCGTCATCGGCGACGCCACGCGCAGCGATGTGCTGCTCCGCGCCGAGGTGCAGCGGGCCCGCCAGATCATCATCGCGACACAGCGCGACGACACGGCGGTGCTGGTCGCGCTCACCGCCCGGCAGCTGAACCGCGGCGCGAAGATCGTGGCGGCGGTGCGGGAAGAGGAGAACGCGCCGCTGCTCCGTCAGTCCGGCGCGGACGCCGTGATCACCAGCGCCAGTGCGGCGGGCCGGCTGCTCGGTCTCTCCGTGCTCAGCCCCAGCGCGGGCATGGTCATGGAGGACCTCATCCAGCAGGGCAGCGGCCTCGACCTCGTCGAACGTCCGGTCATAAAGGCCGAGGTGGGGCTGAGCGTGCGGGAGACGGACGACCTGGTGGTGAGTGTCGTACGAGGGCATCGCGTGCTCGGATACGACGACCCGGCCGTCGGGAAGCTGGAGCTCACGGACCGCCTGATCACGATCGTACGAGCGTCGCCCGGCACGTCGGTCGCCCCGGACATCAAGCCTCTGCGTCCGAACTGA